In one Geoglobus acetivorans genomic region, the following are encoded:
- a CDS encoding methylated-DNA--[protein]-cysteine S-methyltransferase — protein sequence MRTLTSETIVVEWSWNFVARLKDGMVLEAWFTGESVEESVESEFAYNLKKRLERYFKGRAVDFDDVNVRYPTPFSERVLRVVRSIPFGMVESYSSIAEKVGTSPRAVGVALRMNLVPVIVPCHRVVSKAGIGGYSQGEGIKKALLELESKFHGKL from the coding sequence TTGCGAACACTGACTTCTGAAACCATTGTGGTTGAGTGGAGCTGGAATTTTGTTGCCCGTCTGAAAGACGGGATGGTTTTGGAGGCATGGTTTACTGGGGAGAGTGTGGAGGAGTCGGTTGAATCCGAATTCGCATATAATCTGAAAAAGAGACTTGAACGTTACTTTAAGGGCAGGGCGGTAGATTTCGACGATGTAAACGTTCGCTACCCAACACCGTTTTCCGAGAGGGTTTTGAGAGTTGTCAGATCAATACCTTTCGGAATGGTTGAAAGCTATTCTTCAATCGCAGAAAAGGTGGGAACGTCTCCGAGGGCTGTGGGTGTGGCTCTCAGAATGAATCTGGTGCCGGTAATCGTTCCGTGCCACCGGGTGGTTTCAAAGGCGGGCATCGGTGGTTATTCTCAGGGTGAGGGCATTAAA
- a CDS encoding nicotinamide-nucleotide adenylyltransferase, with protein sequence MRAFFIGRFQPYHLGHHEVLREIFSEVDEVVIGIGSAQESHTIENPFTAGERIMMVDRAVGEIKDPGQKVYIVPLEDVYRNSLWVSHVVSMTPYFDVIYSNNPLVIRLFREAGFEVRRTRMFNRMEYHGTEIRRRMISGERWEDLVPKPVVEVIEEIDGVRRIREIANTDF encoded by the coding sequence ATGAGAGCATTTTTTATTGGCAGATTTCAGCCATATCATCTTGGGCATCACGAAGTCCTGAGGGAAATTTTTTCGGAAGTGGATGAGGTTGTCATAGGTATTGGAAGCGCTCAGGAAAGCCATACCATAGAGAACCCGTTTACTGCAGGAGAAAGAATAATGATGGTTGACAGGGCGGTGGGAGAGATCAAAGATCCGGGGCAGAAGGTTTACATAGTGCCACTTGAGGACGTTTACAGGAACAGCCTGTGGGTGAGTCATGTAGTTTCAATGACTCCCTATTTTGACGTCATCTACAGCAACAATCCTCTTGTGATCAGGCTTTTCAGGGAGGCTGGTTTTGAGGTCAGGCGAACGAGGATGTTCAACAGGATGGAGTACCATGGAACCGAGATAAGGAGAAGGATGATCTCCGGGGAGAGGTGGGAAGACCTGGTCCCGAAGCCGGTCGTCGAGGTTATTGAGGAGATCGACGGCGTGAGGAGGATAAGAGAGATTGCGAACACTGACTTCTGA
- the tes gene encoding tetraether lipid synthase Tes yields MSKVDYLTKSLCPECLRIIDARVYEENGRVTISKTCPDHGDFEDVYWGDSRMFSRAMKYAHDGHGIETPTVDGFDCPFTCGLCVGHKSHTALLNIVLTNRCDLACWYCFFYAKKAGYVYEPTIDQIVEIVRKAKNMKPVGANAVQLTGGEPTLRDDLVDIIRAIKAEGIDHIQLNSNGVRLARDPDLALKLREAGVNTLYLSFDGVDPETNQKNHYDVPGVLENCRKANLGVVLVPTVIRGVNDNQLGDIIRFGFDNIDIVRGVNFQPVSITGSVPRKEREKIRITIPDAIKKIEEQTGGEIAREDFYPVPSVSPISHFVEAITGNPQYELTTHFACGMATYVFKIDGKMVPITRIVDVEGLFEYLNEKAEEIGKSRMKTIRTLKGIIDLRKFVDSSKAPFDLSRILFDILVRHDYSSLGKFHMDALFIGMMHFMDLYNYDISRVRRCEIHYGTPDGRIIPFCAFNVIPEVYRDKIQAKYGIPIEEWESRTGRKLQDDIVRVVRKKT; encoded by the coding sequence ATGAGTAAAGTTGATTACCTGACAAAATCACTCTGTCCTGAATGTTTAAGGATAATCGATGCAAGAGTGTATGAAGAAAACGGGAGGGTGACGATCAGCAAAACGTGCCCTGACCACGGGGATTTTGAGGATGTCTACTGGGGAGACAGCAGGATGTTCAGCAGGGCGATGAAATATGCCCATGATGGACACGGGATCGAGACCCCAACTGTCGATGGTTTCGACTGTCCGTTTACCTGTGGTCTCTGTGTGGGGCATAAGAGTCATACCGCTCTCCTCAACATCGTTCTTACCAACAGGTGTGATCTTGCGTGCTGGTACTGCTTCTTTTACGCTAAAAAAGCGGGATACGTTTACGAGCCGACCATAGATCAGATTGTGGAAATAGTCAGAAAGGCGAAGAACATGAAGCCCGTTGGAGCCAACGCCGTCCAGCTTACCGGAGGAGAACCAACGCTCAGGGATGACCTCGTGGACATCATAAGGGCAATAAAGGCCGAGGGCATAGATCACATCCAGCTGAACTCAAACGGTGTCCGGCTGGCGAGGGATCCTGATCTGGCCTTGAAACTTAGAGAGGCAGGAGTGAATACCCTGTATCTCTCTTTCGATGGTGTTGATCCAGAAACGAATCAGAAAAACCATTATGATGTGCCAGGTGTTCTTGAAAATTGCAGAAAGGCAAATCTGGGTGTGGTGCTCGTTCCGACAGTTATAAGGGGCGTGAACGATAATCAGCTTGGAGACATCATCCGCTTTGGTTTTGATAACATCGATATTGTCAGGGGTGTTAACTTCCAGCCCGTGAGCATTACGGGCAGCGTTCCGAGAAAGGAGAGAGAGAAGATCAGGATAACCATACCTGATGCAATAAAGAAGATAGAGGAGCAGACTGGAGGGGAGATAGCGAGGGAGGACTTCTATCCTGTCCCGAGCGTGTCTCCCATTTCCCACTTCGTTGAGGCCATTACCGGAAATCCCCAGTACGAGCTGACAACACATTTTGCCTGCGGAATGGCGACTTATGTTTTCAAGATTGATGGAAAAATGGTTCCAATAACCAGAATCGTTGATGTGGAAGGTTTGTTTGAGTATCTGAACGAAAAAGCTGAGGAAATTGGCAAGAGCAGGATGAAAACGATCAGAACCCTTAAAGGAATCATTGATCTCAGGAAGTTCGTGGACTCCTCCAAGGCACCCTTTGATCTGAGCAGAATACTGTTCGACATTCTTGTGAGGCATGACTACTCCTCTCTCGGGAAGTTCCACATGGATGCTCTCTTCATCGGCATGATGCATTTCATGGATCTCTACAACTACGACATATCGAGGGTGAGGAGGTGCGAGATACACTATGGCACCCCGGACGGCAGAATAATCCCGTTCTGTGCCTTCAATGTGATTCCCGAGGTTTACAGGGATAAGATACAGGCTAAATACGGAATACCGATAGAGGAATGGGAGAGCAGAACGGGACGAAAGCTTCAGGACGACATTGTAAGGGTTGTGAGGAAAAAGACATGA
- a CDS encoding CDP-2,3-bis-(O-geranylgeranyl)-sn-glycerol synthase: MLEILLTAIWILLPAYTPNNFAVITGGGKPIDLGKNFVDGRRILGNGKTFRGFLGGLAGGLLTGVIQYRIELLFGFSVFSAIPFLSALQLFFLLSFGSLLGDIAGSFIKRRIGIERGDKAPLLDQLDFLVVAYLMATLHESFWEIFTPETIVAGIIITPLLHRLINYMAYLLRLKNVPW, translated from the coding sequence ATGCTTGAAATCCTGCTTACAGCTATCTGGATTCTCCTTCCCGCATATACTCCCAATAATTTCGCAGTCATAACCGGTGGTGGAAAACCAATCGATCTGGGGAAAAACTTTGTGGATGGTAGAAGGATCCTCGGAAATGGAAAAACATTCAGGGGATTCCTCGGTGGTCTTGCAGGAGGCTTGCTGACAGGAGTTATACAGTACAGAATCGAACTCCTCTTCGGATTTTCCGTGTTCTCGGCAATCCCGTTTTTATCAGCCCTTCAGTTATTTTTTCTCCTGTCATTCGGCTCTCTTTTAGGAGATATTGCTGGCAGTTTCATAAAAAGAAGGATAGGTATCGAAAGAGGAGATAAAGCTCCCCTGCTCGACCAGCTCGATTTTCTTGTGGTGGCATACCTGATGGCCACTCTTCATGAAAGCTTCTGGGAAATATTCACTCCTGAAACAATCGTTGCTGGAATAATAATTACGCCTCTCCTTCACCGCCTCATAAACTACATGGCATACCTGCTGAGACTCAAAAACGTCCCCTGGTGA
- a CDS encoding cation diffusion facilitator family transporter, whose protein sequence is MNPYRVLAVGIVANIGIAAIKIITGILYSSLALISDGIHSISDILGTSIGYIGVRISSKPPDKTHPFGHSRFEPLFAFIIGVILILTAYEIGREALKRISSAEFIQVNEIMLGVVIFSIVSKEALTQYTLRAGKRLNNQILIADAYHHRSDVLSSIAVLAGLLFQKFGFIYGDSLAGIAVAAMIAKAAFEIMEKNIHYLTGMCPAEETLEKIKDAAESVDGVEGIHDLRAHYVGKDLQVDIHIEVSEDKTLKEAHDIGTEVKKRLREIEEVGEAFVHIDISGENDGKI, encoded by the coding sequence ATGAATCCCTACAGGGTTCTCGCCGTCGGAATCGTGGCCAATATCGGAATAGCAGCAATAAAAATAATCACAGGTATTCTCTATTCCAGCCTCGCGCTAATCTCTGATGGGATTCACTCAATCTCAGATATCCTCGGAACATCAATAGGCTACATAGGGGTAAGGATATCCTCCAAACCGCCCGACAAAACTCACCCTTTCGGGCACTCAAGATTCGAACCTCTTTTTGCATTCATCATAGGCGTAATACTGATCCTAACAGCCTATGAAATTGGTAGAGAGGCTCTGAAAAGGATTTCGTCTGCAGAATTTATTCAGGTCAATGAGATCATGCTCGGAGTGGTGATATTCTCGATAGTGTCCAAGGAGGCGCTGACCCAGTACACGCTCAGGGCGGGGAAGAGACTCAACAACCAGATTCTGATAGCAGATGCATATCACCACAGAAGTGACGTTCTCAGCAGCATCGCCGTTTTGGCAGGCCTTCTCTTCCAGAAATTCGGGTTCATCTATGGAGATTCGCTCGCAGGAATTGCAGTGGCGGCGATGATAGCAAAAGCGGCATTTGAGATCATGGAGAAAAACATACACTACCTCACCGGAATGTGCCCGGCTGAGGAGACTCTGGAAAAAATAAAGGATGCTGCAGAGAGCGTGGATGGTGTGGAAGGCATACACGACCTCAGAGCGCATTACGTCGGGAAGGACCTTCAGGTGGACATACACATTGAGGTCTCAGAAGACAAAACGCTCAAAGAGGCACATGACATCGGGACAGAGGTGAAGAAGAGGCTGAGAGAAATTGAAGAGGTAGGCGAGGCTTTCGTCCACATCGACATTTCTGGCGAGAATGATGGCAAAATTTAA
- a CDS encoding Rid family detoxifying hydrolase → MKRINSEDVPKAGPYSHAVEAGKLIFLSGQIPPDDVKNAEFEEKVEKTLKNVGKILASAGADFSQVVKVTVYLRDVSKFGRFNEIYRQYFPHEPARSVVEVSALPKDAELMIEVIALKED, encoded by the coding sequence ATGAAACGAATTAATTCGGAAGATGTGCCAAAGGCCGGGCCGTACAGCCATGCTGTTGAGGCAGGAAAGCTAATATTTCTTTCCGGCCAGATACCGCCGGATGACGTTAAAAACGCCGAATTCGAAGAAAAGGTCGAAAAAACTCTGAAAAATGTCGGAAAAATTCTTGCATCTGCCGGAGCAGACTTCAGCCAGGTCGTAAAGGTAACCGTTTATCTTAGAGATGTCAGCAAGTTCGGGAGATTCAATGAGATTTACAGACAATACTTCCCCCACGAGCCGGCCAGATCAGTCGTTGAAGTATCCGCACTGCCAAAAGATGCGGAGCTGATGATCGAAGTCATTGCTCTCAAAGAGGATTAG
- the hisF gene encoding imidazole glycerol phosphate synthase subunit HisF: MLTKRIIPCLDVTLDEKGARVVKGVEFVNLRDAGDPVEMAKRYDEEGADELVFLDITASAHGRKTMVDVVERTAEEVFIPFTVGGGIKSVEDINLMLSSGADKVSINTSAVKNPELVRESARIFGSQCIVVAIDCRRNFDLSRGKYVVELEDGSEAWYEVVIYGGRKPTGIDAVEWAKKVEELGAGEILLTSMNRDGTKDGYDIPITRKISEEVSIPVIASGGAGKPGHFLEAFEDGMADAALAASVFHFREIGIAELKKYLSENGVAVRL; this comes from the coding sequence ATGTTGACCAAGAGGATTATTCCCTGTCTGGATGTAACCCTTGATGAAAAGGGGGCAAGGGTTGTTAAGGGAGTGGAGTTTGTAAATCTCAGGGATGCAGGAGACCCCGTTGAGATGGCAAAGAGATATGATGAGGAAGGAGCTGACGAGCTTGTTTTTCTTGACATTACTGCCTCAGCTCACGGCAGGAAAACGATGGTTGATGTTGTGGAGAGAACCGCTGAGGAGGTCTTCATACCCTTCACGGTCGGTGGAGGGATTAAAAGCGTCGAGGATATCAATCTGATGCTGAGTTCCGGAGCGGACAAGGTTTCAATAAACACTTCAGCAGTAAAGAATCCAGAACTCGTGCGGGAATCTGCGAGAATCTTCGGGTCGCAGTGCATAGTTGTTGCCATAGACTGCAGGAGAAATTTCGACCTGAGCAGGGGAAAGTACGTGGTGGAGCTTGAGGATGGCAGTGAAGCATGGTATGAGGTGGTTATCTATGGCGGAAGGAAACCGACAGGGATTGATGCAGTGGAATGGGCGAAGAAGGTTGAGGAGCTGGGGGCGGGAGAGATTCTGCTCACGTCTATGAATCGTGATGGGACGAAGGATGGTTATGACATCCCTATAACGAGAAAGATCAGCGAGGAGGTCAGCATACCTGTGATAGCTTCAGGCGGTGCAGGTAAGCCCGGGCATTTTCTTGAAGCCTTTGAGGACGGTATGGCGGATGCGGCCCTTGCTGCAAGCGTTTTTCATTTCAGAGAAATCGGGATTGCTGAGCTGAAAAAATATCTGAGCGAGAATGGTGTAGCGGTGAGACTCTAA
- a CDS encoding acylphosphatase, which translates to MKRLKIHVSGVVQGVGFRYFTRQRANELGIRGYVANLPDGRVLVVAEGDEKTLDKFISALKEGPRLAKVTGLEIEEEDYTGEFDKFEVRY; encoded by the coding sequence ATGAAAAGGTTGAAGATTCACGTTAGCGGTGTGGTTCAGGGTGTGGGTTTCAGATACTTTACCAGGCAGAGGGCCAACGAACTCGGAATTAGAGGGTATGTTGCAAACCTTCCTGATGGCCGTGTTTTGGTTGTTGCAGAGGGTGATGAAAAGACTCTCGATAAATTCATCTCAGCACTGAAAGAGGGCCCTAGGCTGGCCAAGGTTACCGGGCTTGAGATTGAGGAAGAAGACTACACAGGCGAGTTTGATAAGTTTGAGGTAAGGTATTAG
- a CDS encoding DUF302 domain-containing protein has protein sequence MLGYKKTVNLSFEEAVRKAREKLAENGFGILCEIDVRKTIKEKTGEDFDNYIILGACNPHYASQALRADRDFGLLMPCNVVVYEENGRVVVSAVAPLKLAEQFGNEEVMEVASTVEEKLKKVIDSI, from the coding sequence ATGCTTGGATACAAAAAGACAGTTAACCTCAGTTTTGAAGAGGCCGTGAGAAAGGCAAGGGAGAAGCTTGCTGAAAACGGTTTCGGGATATTGTGTGAGATAGACGTGAGAAAAACGATAAAGGAAAAAACAGGTGAGGATTTCGACAATTACATCATTCTCGGAGCATGCAACCCCCATTACGCCAGCCAAGCCCTCAGGGCTGACAGAGACTTCGGATTGCTGATGCCCTGCAATGTCGTTGTTTACGAGGAAAATGGCAGGGTCGTTGTTTCGGCCGTGGCTCCCCTGAAACTTGCAGAGCAGTTTGGAAACGAGGAAGTGATGGAGGTTGCCAGCACAGTAGAAGAGAAACTCAAAAAAGTAATTGATTCGATTTAA
- a CDS encoding DUF190 domain-containing protein: MREGILLRIYIGESDRYEGKPLYRYIVEFCRKEGIAGTTVLRGMLGYGKSSVIHNSSILRLSADLPVVIEIVDDVDKIERIKPMLAEIVREGLITEERVKIISYTGREEG, translated from the coding sequence GTGAGAGAGGGTATTCTTCTCAGGATTTACATAGGTGAGAGCGACAGGTATGAGGGCAAGCCCCTGTACAGGTATATTGTCGAATTCTGCAGGAAAGAAGGTATAGCCGGGACAACCGTTTTGAGGGGTATGCTCGGTTATGGAAAATCGAGTGTGATTCACAACTCATCCATACTGAGGCTTTCGGCCGACCTTCCCGTTGTCATCGAGATTGTCGATGATGTTGATAAAATCGAGAGAATAAAACCAATGCTGGCAGAAATAGTCAGGGAGGGTCTGATAACCGAAGAAAGGGTAAAAATAATAAGTTACACAGGGAGAGAAGAGGGTTAA
- the crcB gene encoding fluoride efflux transporter CrcB has translation MKRETFISLTISRLDVLPAYVALGGMFGALARYVLSGLIQNGRYFPAGTLGVNVIGSFFLGFFMFSSEYFGLFSQEVRAFIAIGFLGSFTTMSTFSYESFRLLSEGNLIYFLANVLLNVAGCIAAVYAGRAFALALWRMVM, from the coding sequence GTGAAGCGGGAAACCTTTATAAGTTTGACCATATCACGCCTGGATGTGCTTCCAGCTTACGTGGCTCTCGGTGGTATGTTTGGAGCGCTTGCCAGATACGTGCTTTCAGGCCTGATTCAGAATGGCAGGTATTTTCCCGCCGGCACTCTTGGAGTTAACGTTATTGGTAGCTTCTTTCTCGGATTCTTCATGTTCTCTTCGGAATATTTTGGCCTCTTCTCTCAGGAAGTCAGAGCTTTCATTGCAATAGGTTTTCTCGGATCATTCACAACGATGTCCACATTCAGCTATGAATCTTTCCGCCTGCTTTCTGAGGGAAATCTCATATATTTCCTCGCAAATGTCCTGCTGAATGTTGCGGGATGCATTGCTGCTGTATATGCAGGAAGAGCATTTGCTCTTGCACTCTGGAGGATGGTAATGTGA
- a CDS encoding S4 domain-containing protein produces MRIDVWLFRNGYFESRSRAKLAVKKGLVLVDGRVVKPSYDVRGDERIEVLEEGKPAGYFKLREIDRQWNLFEGVKVVLDLGSSAGGFLMYASERAGTVIGIEFSREFEEALRNVGRERKNIRVFIADAFSFDISLLPEIDLILCDLTLEPDSSLKALSRFLPKLRKGGRILFVSKGKEAKFDGFRVLRVMRAEEKREWYYLLEVV; encoded by the coding sequence ATGAGGATTGACGTCTGGCTTTTCCGGAACGGATACTTTGAAAGCAGGAGCAGGGCCAAGCTGGCCGTGAAAAAGGGTCTTGTACTCGTGGATGGTAGGGTTGTGAAGCCCTCCTATGATGTGAGGGGCGACGAAAGAATTGAGGTGCTTGAGGAGGGAAAGCCAGCAGGGTATTTCAAGCTGAGGGAGATTGACAGGCAGTGGAATTTATTTGAGGGAGTAAAAGTGGTTCTCGATCTGGGAAGCAGTGCTGGAGGTTTTCTGATGTATGCAAGCGAGAGGGCAGGGACGGTAATTGGAATCGAGTTCAGCAGGGAATTTGAGGAAGCTCTGAGGAATGTTGGTAGGGAAAGGAAAAACATCAGAGTTTTCATTGCAGATGCCTTCTCTTTCGATATTTCACTCCTGCCGGAAATTGACCTGATTCTGTGTGATTTGACTCTTGAGCCGGACTCTTCCCTGAAGGCTCTCAGTAGGTTTCTTCCCAAACTGAGAAAAGGAGGTAGGATTCTCTTTGTTTCCAAAGGAAAGGAAGCGAAATTTGATGGTTTCAGAGTTCTGAGAGTGATGAGGGCAGAGGAGAAGAGAGAATGGTACTACCTGCTTGAGGTGGTGTGA
- a CDS encoding ATP-binding protein, with protein MKVGIVKGPAENPYEFRFITPDSKALKVGEFVYYVHEGKKVLCRVMKRLPLRHYPDIYLSNPDVEPGRILKVLGLSSREYDLFEMRAVILGYYSRELGFVNPRIPPKPGQAVFLAEKDVIEEALLRKRKGELGSIHAGFLLNRDEDIPIVLDTSLTVSEHLAILAGTGSGKSYLAGVIVEELLKPYNRASVLVFDPHGEYHTLKEVEGLDEFSEGGYRPSVRIYGREDIKLRVSELDYDEIVNLLPNLTEKMEATLNRIYRDLSERENFTSGDIIARIEEMKNNEELAESTASGLIWRIRRYLLEMEIIDDYRHMSLKDLLKPGQASILQLTEMNDLEQEILVSALMKRILKARINAEKGLDGEKLDYPVFVIVEEAHRFASKDSRSYDVLRTILSEGRKFGVGVCLISQRPSKIDSDILSQCMTQIIMRIVNPADQENIRKSVESIGREMIEELPGLTKGQAIVAGVAVNTPVLMRARKRHTSHGGASKNAPEEWIRWSEKGESKGIFVDGRARLFWDED; from the coding sequence ATGAAGGTGGGCATTGTTAAAGGTCCTGCTGAGAATCCCTACGAGTTCAGGTTCATAACCCCAGACAGCAAAGCCCTGAAGGTTGGAGAATTTGTTTATTATGTTCATGAGGGGAAGAAGGTACTCTGCAGAGTGATGAAGCGTCTGCCACTGAGACACTATCCCGACATCTATCTGTCCAACCCTGACGTCGAACCGGGGAGGATTCTTAAGGTTCTGGGTCTTTCCAGCAGGGAATATGACCTTTTCGAGATGAGGGCAGTGATTCTCGGATATTACAGCAGAGAGCTTGGTTTTGTCAACCCGAGAATTCCTCCGAAACCAGGACAGGCAGTCTTTCTTGCCGAAAAAGACGTTATCGAGGAAGCACTGCTCAGGAAGAGAAAGGGGGAGCTTGGAAGTATCCATGCGGGATTCTTGCTGAACAGGGATGAGGACATACCCATAGTTCTCGACACCTCACTCACTGTAAGCGAACACCTCGCAATTCTTGCCGGAACGGGAAGTGGAAAGAGCTATCTTGCTGGTGTTATTGTAGAGGAGCTTTTAAAGCCCTACAACAGGGCAAGCGTCCTCGTCTTCGACCCTCATGGGGAGTATCACACCCTCAAAGAGGTCGAAGGGCTGGACGAGTTCTCGGAGGGTGGTTACAGACCAAGTGTCAGGATATACGGCAGGGAGGACATAAAGCTCAGAGTCAGTGAGCTTGATTACGATGAAATCGTAAACCTCCTTCCGAATCTCACAGAAAAAATGGAGGCGACCCTGAACAGGATTTACAGGGATCTGTCTGAGAGGGAAAATTTCACGAGCGGAGACATTATTGCCAGGATTGAGGAGATGAAGAATAACGAGGAACTTGCAGAGTCAACAGCAAGCGGTTTGATATGGAGAATAAGGCGATATCTGCTTGAAATGGAAATTATTGATGATTACAGGCACATGAGTCTGAAAGACCTGCTGAAACCGGGGCAGGCCAGCATACTTCAGCTCACCGAAATGAACGATCTTGAACAGGAAATTCTTGTTTCCGCCCTCATGAAGAGGATACTCAAGGCAAGAATAAACGCAGAAAAGGGGCTGGACGGAGAGAAACTCGATTATCCTGTTTTCGTTATCGTTGAAGAGGCACATCGCTTCGCCTCGAAGGATTCAAGGAGTTATGATGTTCTGAGAACGATACTGAGTGAGGGCAGAAAATTCGGTGTTGGAGTGTGTCTGATAAGTCAGAGGCCATCGAAAATAGACAGCGACATTCTGAGCCAGTGCATGACCCAGATAATCATGAGAATTGTTAATCCGGCTGATCAGGAGAACATAAGAAAGAGTGTTGAGAGCATAGGCAGGGAGATGATTGAGGAGCTGCCTGGACTTACTAAGGGTCAGGCAATTGTTGCCGGAGTTGCCGTGAACACTCCTGTTCTGATGAGGGCCAGAAAAAGACACACGAGCCACGGAGGGGCGAGCAAGAACGCACCGGAGGAATGGATCAGGTGGAGCGAGAAAGGAGAGAGCAAGGGGATTTTTGTGGATGGAAGGGCAAGGCTGTTCTGGGATGAGGATTGA
- a CDS encoding DNA double-strand break repair nuclease NurA, with translation MKEGKLFENLPEFVKVAKSLRAEKIRFKAEKRIIGSLDEFEVLDGLRILGADGSQISPLKEFGIPIGGVQSAGITVHHGKGEFEVKYLNKIVFDQYLELERFRLEVEIIKQNLEKVDFAFYDGSLSALYLSELSERLSMQYRKEIEELVMLSEKYQTPVIGYADRSYMRDLGLGIYDSYVLSDFLDISEYLPAIRTSSPLIAMYIKVNPSLPVRVEIPEWCEGMQDEIAKVIMAECRLGSTKGYPYILERAHKYAKISEGEKRAFMRAVKSSGISFKYISKVIE, from the coding sequence ATGAAAGAGGGTAAGCTCTTTGAGAATCTGCCCGAATTCGTGAAGGTTGCAAAGAGTTTGAGAGCCGAAAAGATAAGGTTCAAAGCGGAAAAGAGGATAATTGGCAGTCTTGACGAATTTGAGGTGCTTGATGGGCTAAGGATACTGGGAGCGGATGGAAGCCAGATATCTCCTCTCAAGGAGTTTGGAATCCCGATCGGGGGGGTACAGTCAGCCGGAATTACAGTCCATCACGGTAAAGGCGAGTTTGAAGTTAAATATCTGAACAAGATTGTGTTTGACCAGTACCTCGAGCTTGAGAGGTTCAGGCTTGAGGTCGAGATTATAAAGCAGAATCTTGAAAAGGTTGATTTTGCGTTTTACGATGGGAGTCTTTCTGCTCTCTATCTGTCTGAGCTGAGCGAAAGGCTCTCCATGCAGTACAGAAAAGAAATTGAAGAGCTTGTAATGCTCTCCGAAAAATATCAGACTCCTGTCATAGGTTATGCAGACCGAAGCTATATGAGAGACCTCGGTCTTGGAATCTATGATAGCTACGTTCTCAGCGATTTTCTCGATATCAGCGAGTATCTTCCTGCAATCAGAACTTCCTCTCCACTGATTGCCATGTATATTAAAGTGAATCCATCTCTTCCTGTGAGGGTCGAGATTCCCGAATGGTGTGAGGGCATGCAGGACGAGATTGCAAAGGTCATCATGGCAGAATGCAGGCTCGGTTCGACAAAAGGCTATCCTTACATTCTTGAAAGGGCGCACAAGTATGCAAAGATAAGTGAGGGTGAGAAGAGGGCGTTTATGCGGGCTGTAAAAAGTTCTGGAATCTCATTCAAATACATAAGCAAGGTGATTGAATGA